The proteins below come from a single Cannabis sativa cultivar Pink pepper isolate KNU-18-1 chromosome 3, ASM2916894v1, whole genome shotgun sequence genomic window:
- the LOC115711239 gene encoding uncharacterized protein LOC115711239, which produces MASTFCYHFLTPKLPTPPTHNTSSSSETSQVSLSNIVSKGRNLTILCCRVSLKQSTDQIVAAQDDAVLRVVFAAGGTGGHIYPAIAIADELKLAKPSSQILFLGTPNSMESASITSAGYDFEPIPTVRLARPILFSLQNLFLPYRLIKSTIHCLSKLRDFDPQIVIGTGGYVSFPTCLAAAIKGIKVVIQEQNSVPGVANWVLSHLSDIVFVAFNSTVDCFPKGKCIVSGNPVRLSSKKGVSKGVARLSFFPEWKEIEDDGETKVVLIVGGSLGAKAVNIAMLNVYHQMLMEKEKVFLIWQTGVEAFNEMESLVKNHPRLYLTPFMHSMDLAYLAADVVISRAGAMTCYELLAFGKPSIMIPSPNVSEGHQFKNASLMTDLADAQVITEDELDSTTLKTAIEDLLGDERKMADMSERALKAAKPNASADITHHILSLVDVSLTKK; this is translated from the exons ATGGCTTCTACTTTCTGTTACCACTTCCTCACTCCAAAGCTCCCAACTCCACCAACTCACAATACTTCTTCTTCGTCTGAAACCAGCCAAGTCTCTCTCTCTAACATTGTTTCGAAAGGCAGGAACTTGACGATCCTTTGCTGCCGCGTGTCACTAAAACAATCCACTGACCAAATCGTTGCAGCTCAAGACGACGCCGTTTTACGCGTGGTCTTCGCTGCCGGAGGCACTGGGGGCCACATTTACCCGGCTATTGCCATAGCCGACGAGCTCAAACTAGCTAAACCCAGTTCCCAAATTCTCTTTTTAGGCACACCCAACAGCATGGAAAGCGCCTCAATAACCTCAGCTGGCTACGACTTCGAACCCATCCCTACCGTCCGATTAGCCCGACCAATTCTCTTCTCTCTTCAAAACCTATTCTTACCTTATCGTCTCATCAAATCAACAATCCACTGTTTATCCAAACTACGTGATTTCGATCCCCAAATCGTGATTGGGACTGGTGGGTACGTCTCATTCCCAACTTGCTTAGCTGCCGCCATTAAAGGCATCAAGGTAGTGATCCAAGAGCAAAACTCTGTACCTGGTGTTGCCAATTGGGTTCTTTCCCACTTATCCGATATCGTTTTCGTGGCTTTCAATTCGACCGTTGATTGTTTTCCCAAAGGAAAATGTATCGTTTCTGGGAATCCTGTTAGGCTTTCGTCGAAGAAGGGTGTTTCGAAAGGGGTGGCGAGGTTAAGTTTCTTTCCAGAATGGAAGGAAATTGAGGATGATGGTGAGACTAAGGTTGTTTTGATTGTTGGAGGGTCTTTAGGTGCTAAGGCTGTTAATATTGCTATGTTGAATGTTTATCATCAGATGTTGATGGAGAAAGAGAAGGTTTTTCTGATATGGCAGACTGGGGTTGAAGCCTTTAATGAGATGGAGAGCCTTGTTAAGAATCACCCTCGTTTGTATTTAACACC TTTCATGCATTCCATGGATTTAGCATACCTTGCTGCAGATGTTGTTATTTCCAGAGCTGGTGCAATGACTTGTTATGAGCTCTTGGCCTTTGGGAAGCCTTCTATTATG ATACCATCGCCAAATGTTTCTGAAGGGCATCAGTTTAAAAATGCATCTCTAATGACAGATTTAGCTGATGCACAGGTTATAACTGAAGATGAACTAGATTCGACCACCCTCAAAACTGCCATTGAAGATTTATTAG GGGATGAGAGAAAAATGGCAGACATGTCTGAGAGGGCTCTTAAAGCTGCAAAGCCTAATGCCTCTGCTGATATTACTCACCACATTCTTTCTCTGGTCGATGTTTCATTGACCAAGAAGTAA
- the LOC115710179 gene encoding auxin-responsive protein SAUR78, translated as MKNKMNLLLRKCKSLSRQLGRSSSYSNLRSNSTREDFWVTNNQDQDQHHHQTISSSSSSNATIFVGSSRKRYVISTKYLSHPLLATLIDKSNKAGGGAQNDDVLVLVNCEVVLFDHLLWMLENADPINTLGSDSLEELAALYVL; from the coding sequence atgaagaaTAAGATGAACTTGTTATTAAGGAAATGCAAGAGCTTATCAAGACAACTAGGGAGATCTTCTTCTTATAGTAATCTCAGATCAAATTCAACCCGAGAAGATTTCTGGGTCActaataatcaagatcaagatcaacatcatcatcaaactatttcatcatcatcatcttctaaTGCTACAATTTTTGTGGGAAGCTCAAGAAAGAGGTATGTGATAAGCACAAAGTATTTGAGTCATCCTTTGTTAGCAACTCTAATAGACAAGTCTAATAAAGCTGGTGGTGGTGCTCAAAACGATGACGTTTTGGTATTGGTCAACTGTGAAGTCGTTCTCTTTGACCACCTTCTATGGATGTTGGAGAATGCAGATCCAATTAATACTCTTGGCTCTGACTCGTTAGAGGAATTAGCAGCCCTTTAtgttctttaa
- the LOC115711484 gene encoding uncharacterized protein LOC115711484, which translates to MARIGCTHLMPSLLSPLKHHTSHCQLMFGLVGVGGTVGFGRAKARPFSSSRICMSLKAGIVGLPNVGKSTLFNAVVENGKAQAANFPFCTIEPNVGIVAVPDPRLNVLSDLSKSQRAVPASIEFVDIAGLVKGASQGEGLGNKFLSHIREVDSLLQVVRCFEDNDVIHVNGKVDPRSDIDVINLELVFSDLDQIEKRLDKLKKSKGRDSQSKVKEDAERSALEKIKIALLDGKPARSVTITDFEKEAVKHLCLLTMKPIIYVANVAESEVADPGSNPHVKEVMGLASELQSGLVTVSAQVESELTELPSEERTEYLQSLGVSESGLGNLIRATYSLLGLRTYFTSGEKETKAWTILAGMTAPQAAGVIHSDFEKGFIRAETVAYDDFVAAGSLAAAREKGVLRSEGKEYIVQEGDVMLFRFNV; encoded by the exons ATGGCGAGAATAGGTTGTACTCACTTAATGCCATCCCTGCTTTCTCCACTGAAGCACCACACAAGTCATTGTCAGCTAATGTTTGGATTAGTCGGCGTTGGTGGAACTGTTGGGTTCGGTAGAGCTAAAGCACGGCCCTTTTCTTCATCTAGGATATGCATGAGCCTCAAAGCCGGCATCGTTGGCCTACCTAATGTTGGAAAATCCACTCTCTTTAATGCCGTT GTGGAGAATGGGAAGGCTCAAGCTGCCAATTTTCCATTTTGTACAATAGAGCCAAATGTAGGAATTGTTGCAGTTCCAGATCCACGCCTTAATGTGCTTTCGGATTTAAGCAAATCTCAACGAGCAGTTCCAGCATCTATAGAATTTGTAGATATTGCTGGGCTTGTCAAGGGTGCTAGCCAGGGAGAG GGCTTAGGTAATAAATTTCTGTCACATATTCGTGAAGTTGACTCCTTACTTCAG GTTGTTCGATGCTTTGAAGACAATGATGTCATTCATGTTAATGGAAAAGTTGATCCCAGGTCTGACATAGATGTTATCAACTTAGAGCTTGTTTTCTCTGATCTTGACCAG ATTGAGAAAAGGCTGGATAAGCTGAAAAAAAGCAAGGGAAGGGACTCGCAATCTAAAGTTAAG GAGGACGCAGAACGATCTGCCTTGGAAAAGATTAAGATTGCACTTTTGGATGGCAAACCAGCACGATCAGTTACCATAACAGATTTTGAGAAAGAAGCTGTGAAGCATCTTTGCTTGCTTACAATGAAACCTATTATATATGTAGCTAATGTTGCAGAATCGGAAGTAGCTGATCCTGGAAGTAATCCGCATGTCAAAGAAGTGATGGGTCTTGCATCAGAGTTGCAATCTGGACTAGTGACCGTTTCTGCACAG GTTGAGTCTGAGTTAACCGAGCTTCCTTCTGAAGAAAGAACAGAATACTTGCAATCTCTTGGTGTCAGTGAAAGTGGTCTTGGAAACCTTATCAGAGCAACATACAGCCTTTTAGGGCTTCGCACTTATTTCACTTCTGGCGAAAAG GAAACAAAAGCATGGACCATACTTGCAG GGATGACTGCACCTCAAGCGGCTGGAGTCATTCACTCTGACTTTGAGAAAGGTTTCATCCGTGCTGAGACG GTGGCTTATGATGATTTTGTTGCTGCTGGGTCACTTGCTGCAGCAAGGGAGAAAGGAGTC TTGAGATCGGAGGGTAAAGAATACATTGTACAAGAAGGAGATGTGATGCTGTTTCGATTCAATGTTTAG